A genomic region of Gemmata massiliana contains the following coding sequences:
- a CDS encoding NBR1-Ig-like domain-containing protein, with amino-acid sequence MCVAVALLALIGPRATAQQVEWDSKYIKMEVPKEVTADQVFVAKVTMRNTGTQTWKEARDVVPSSLHSAEPVDNLTWGTNFFIQGQGVVVAPGQDITYTSYLRAPSEPGKQNFQWRVHGPKGAFGETTPKLEITVVKRAGAKEQPRAVPAPDPNGKRPLTFDDFEYLGSFKVPEAVGKGGAGFSESGLALRTLKDGSKRMFMNYTHPEPVLFETDVPEPVKFEKGDAAALKTATVKKEWGALTSKDRKYGANGGFVWEDERQTMYWTYYHGYWAGGDLPVLNATKLDADGTVTPVGSWMLPRQKWFWGGVTRLPKSFADKYTGGATLGVGFGGYYSIVEPCSRGPALGVVATPDPAKGKAEVTSLLGYPGTTPAPRPGDYFNANCGFWNDQPKSRTAGSWTYCDHTRAGVLIDLADKQGYIAFAKLGIGRLGYDYGHIGNAGEAQYWYFYDARALGETAKGTRKVGATAPYLMQSDAEMKGQAFGACFDEETRTLYVMRCAAYPVGREMHPLVHVYRVKK; translated from the coding sequence ATGTGCGTTGCCGTCGCGTTGCTTGCCCTCATTGGTCCGCGGGCCACCGCTCAACAGGTCGAGTGGGATTCCAAGTACATCAAAATGGAAGTCCCGAAGGAAGTGACTGCGGACCAGGTGTTCGTCGCGAAAGTGACGATGCGCAACACCGGCACCCAGACGTGGAAGGAAGCACGCGACGTGGTCCCGAGTTCGCTGCACTCGGCCGAACCCGTGGACAACCTCACCTGGGGGACCAACTTCTTCATTCAGGGGCAAGGAGTGGTCGTCGCGCCGGGTCAGGACATCACGTACACGTCGTACCTGCGTGCCCCGAGCGAACCCGGCAAGCAAAACTTCCAGTGGCGCGTACACGGCCCCAAGGGGGCGTTCGGCGAAACCACACCCAAACTCGAAATCACGGTAGTGAAGCGCGCCGGTGCGAAGGAGCAACCGCGTGCGGTGCCCGCCCCGGACCCGAACGGGAAACGGCCGCTCACGTTCGACGACTTTGAGTACCTCGGGTCGTTCAAAGTGCCCGAAGCGGTGGGCAAAGGCGGGGCCGGGTTCTCGGAGAGCGGACTCGCGCTCCGCACACTCAAGGACGGCTCCAAGCGCATGTTCATGAATTACACGCACCCCGAACCCGTGTTGTTCGAGACGGACGTCCCGGAACCGGTCAAGTTCGAGAAGGGTGACGCGGCCGCGCTCAAAACCGCCACCGTGAAAAAGGAGTGGGGCGCCCTCACGAGCAAGGACAGGAAGTACGGGGCCAACGGCGGGTTCGTCTGGGAGGACGAGCGCCAGACAATGTATTGGACGTACTACCACGGCTACTGGGCCGGAGGGGATTTGCCCGTTCTGAACGCGACGAAACTGGACGCGGACGGCACGGTCACGCCAGTCGGCTCGTGGATGCTACCACGGCAGAAGTGGTTTTGGGGTGGCGTAACGCGGTTACCGAAGTCGTTCGCGGACAAATACACGGGCGGGGCAACACTCGGGGTCGGGTTCGGAGGGTATTACAGCATCGTCGAGCCGTGCAGCCGCGGACCTGCACTCGGCGTAGTCGCGACACCCGACCCGGCGAAGGGCAAAGCCGAAGTCACTTCGCTACTCGGCTACCCAGGGACTACACCGGCCCCGCGCCCGGGTGACTACTTCAACGCGAACTGCGGGTTCTGGAACGACCAGCCCAAAAGCCGCACAGCAGGTTCTTGGACGTACTGCGATCACACCCGCGCGGGGGTGCTGATCGACCTCGCTGACAAGCAGGGCTACATCGCGTTCGCGAAGTTGGGTATCGGCCGGCTCGGGTACGATTACGGCCACATCGGAAACGCGGGCGAGGCGCAATACTGGTACTTCTACGACGCCCGCGCGCTGGGCGAGACCGCGAAGGGTACGCGAAAGGTCGGCGCGACCGCCCCGTACCTGATGCAGTCCGACGCGGAAATGAAGGGGCAGGCGTTCGGCGCGTGCTTCGACGAAGAAACGCGCACGCTGTACGTGATGCGTTGCGCCGCGTACCCGGTGGGGCGCGAGATGCACCCACTCGTTCACGTGTACCGGGTGAAGAAGTGA
- a CDS encoding universal stress protein, giving the protein MLPIRTILYPTDFSDTASSAFELACALARDYSATLIAVHVIPPPHVFAGDGMGIAAPVEDPEEAAGRLATLGTSGHGGRFEYRLLDGDPTEQILKVAGDTSADVIVMGTHGTGGLMRLLMGSIAESVMRKAPCPVLTVRGQFHRPLGPAAARVAQQAASV; this is encoded by the coding sequence ATGCTTCCCATCCGAACCATTCTGTACCCGACTGACTTCTCGGACACGGCGTCATCGGCGTTCGAGTTGGCATGTGCGTTGGCCCGCGATTACAGCGCGACTCTGATCGCCGTTCACGTTATTCCCCCACCGCACGTCTTCGCGGGGGATGGCATGGGCATCGCCGCACCGGTCGAAGACCCGGAAGAGGCCGCCGGGCGATTGGCCACTCTCGGCACGAGTGGGCACGGAGGGCGGTTCGAGTACCGATTGCTCGATGGCGATCCGACAGAGCAAATCCTTAAAGTCGCAGGTGATACGAGCGCAGACGTGATCGTGATGGGCACGCACGGAACGGGCGGCCTGATGCGGTTGCTTATGGGCAGCATCGCCGAAAGTGTTATGCGGAAGGCGCCGTGCCCCGTCCTCACGGTCCGCGGTCAGTTCCACCGGCCGCTAGGCCCTGCGGCCGCTCGCGTAGCACAGCAAGCCGCTTCGGTTTGA
- a CDS encoding TraR/DksA family transcriptional regulator, whose protein sequence is MTHTHLSALALRTYRQRLRDLLSRLSDGVPRLEAEGLRAPAGTERVEDMPAHEADRAARETEEDVARALFANEEQILAEATAALERIDAGTFGTCTQCGHAIAKARLDAVPYARMCVRCAREDASSSAP, encoded by the coding sequence ATGACCCACACGCACCTGAGCGCGCTGGCGCTGCGGACGTACCGGCAGAGATTGCGCGATTTGCTTTCGCGCCTGTCCGACGGCGTGCCCCGGCTCGAGGCCGAGGGCTTGCGGGCACCTGCGGGGACGGAGCGGGTCGAAGATATGCCCGCGCACGAGGCCGACCGCGCCGCACGCGAAACCGAAGAGGACGTGGCCCGCGCGCTCTTCGCGAACGAGGAACAGATTCTGGCCGAAGCCACGGCCGCGCTGGAGCGGATCGACGCGGGCACGTTCGGAACCTGCACGCAGTGCGGGCACGCGATCGCGAAAGCGCGACTCGACGCGGTACCCTACGCCCGGATGTGTGTTCGCTGTGCCCGCGAGGACGCTTCGTCGTCAGCGCCTTGA
- a CDS encoding sigma-54-dependent transcriptional regulator — protein sequence MIGTGDKKPRGHILVVDDEVELMRALCESLTDEGFEVQGLSDPALAPDALREHECDVLLSDLMMPGTDGIQLLRKCLEIDPHLVGVIMTGQGTIQTAVEAMKAGAFDYILKPFRLQQVMPVLDRALEVRRLRVENVRLRRFVQRLTFESERYRIVGSSPAVRKIVQMIEKVAPTNAGVLVRGPSGTGKELIARALHGNSARRDKPLVTVNCATLQESLLESELFGHERGAFTGADRAKPGLFEVAEGGTLFVDEVAEMAPALQAKLLRVLEDGHYRRVGSTQEKRADVRVIAATNKPLEAEQSAGRFREDLFFRLNVISITLPPLKERREDIPELIAHFLHTRQVGRGLMTVDPVARAALCSYDWPGNIRELANVLERAQILAEGTTITPDDLPETVLASRAAVPGTEPPPPVATSPDDLDRMERHHVADVLRRHGGNKVQAAKALGVSRRTLYRLIEKHRLAAESE from the coding sequence ATGATCGGAACCGGTGACAAAAAGCCGCGCGGCCACATACTCGTGGTGGACGACGAAGTAGAGCTGATGCGCGCCCTGTGCGAGTCGCTCACCGACGAGGGGTTCGAGGTTCAAGGACTGTCAGACCCGGCCCTCGCCCCGGACGCGCTCCGAGAGCACGAGTGCGATGTACTGCTCTCGGACCTGATGATGCCCGGGACCGACGGCATCCAGTTGCTGCGCAAGTGCCTGGAGATCGACCCGCACCTCGTGGGCGTCATCATGACCGGTCAGGGCACGATCCAGACCGCGGTCGAGGCGATGAAGGCCGGCGCGTTCGACTACATCCTCAAACCGTTCCGGCTCCAACAGGTGATGCCCGTGCTGGACCGCGCACTGGAAGTGCGCCGGCTCCGGGTCGAAAACGTCCGGCTCCGGCGCTTCGTCCAGCGGCTCACGTTCGAGTCCGAGCGCTACCGGATCGTCGGGAGCAGCCCGGCCGTGCGGAAGATCGTTCAGATGATCGAGAAAGTGGCCCCGACGAACGCGGGCGTTCTCGTGCGCGGGCCGAGCGGAACCGGCAAGGAACTGATCGCCCGGGCGCTCCACGGCAACAGCGCCCGGCGCGACAAACCGCTCGTCACCGTGAACTGCGCGACGCTACAAGAAAGCCTGTTGGAGAGCGAACTGTTCGGGCACGAAAGGGGCGCGTTCACCGGGGCCGATCGCGCCAAACCGGGCTTGTTCGAGGTGGCCGAGGGCGGGACGTTGTTCGTCGACGAAGTCGCAGAAATGGCCCCTGCCCTCCAAGCTAAGCTCCTGCGAGTGCTCGAAGACGGGCACTACCGCCGGGTCGGGAGCACGCAGGAGAAGCGTGCCGACGTGCGCGTAATTGCCGCCACGAACAAGCCACTCGAAGCCGAGCAATCGGCCGGGCGGTTCCGCGAGGATCTGTTCTTCCGGCTCAACGTGATTTCCATTACGCTCCCGCCACTAAAAGAGCGGCGCGAAGACATCCCCGAACTGATCGCCCACTTCTTGCACACGCGCCAGGTGGGGCGCGGACTCATGACCGTGGACCCAGTGGCGCGCGCTGCGTTGTGCTCATACGACTGGCCCGGGAACATCCGCGAACTCGCGAACGTCCTGGAGCGCGCCCAGATCCTGGCCGAGGGCACCACGATCACGCCCGACGACCTGCCCGAAACCGTTCTGGCAAGCCGCGCCGCGGTACCGGGAACCGAACCACCGCCCCCGGTTGCCACCAGCCCCGACGACCTGGACCGCATGGAACGACACCACGTTGCGGACGTGCTCCGGCGCCACGGCGGAAACAAGGTTCAGGCGGCCAAGGCGCTCGGCGTGAGCCGCCGAACACTGTACCGCCTGATCGAAAAGCACCGGCTCGCCGCGGAGAGCGAATAA
- a CDS encoding two-component system sensor histidine kinase NtrB codes for MTTRISLDQLAQILDITEDGVVTVDVRQDIVLFNCGAAKLFGYDPNEVVGRPLDLLLPDRFRAPHHGQVEEFARSPAPARLMGERREVFGKRKDGSEFPAEISISKFGTGADMLFTAIVRDVTERKRFEAVQRELEHLRAQAELTEARARADEQLHETARQREQALTELQTRTEELRATTQQLWQAAKLAGVGELAASIAHELNNPLGTVSLRIEGLIAKTRPDDPRRKPLEIVESEVERMAGLVSNLLQFSRAGREQVSTVDVCEEVTKTVELIGHHLRKHGVRVQPEFDRLVTPIHADRQHLRQVFLNLFTNAVDAMPKGGTLVPRVRPGRLPDGLPAVVIEVTDTGVGIPSELKDRVFEPFFTTKEDGKGTGLGLAICRRIVQQHNGTLEVESRVNQGTTIRITLPVRPDTNVARLRD; via the coding sequence GTGACCACACGTATTTCCCTCGACCAATTGGCTCAAATCCTGGACATCACCGAAGACGGCGTCGTGACCGTCGACGTGCGCCAGGACATCGTCCTGTTCAATTGCGGCGCGGCCAAGCTGTTCGGGTACGACCCAAACGAGGTGGTCGGGCGCCCGCTGGACCTGCTCCTCCCCGACCGATTCCGCGCCCCCCACCACGGACAGGTGGAGGAGTTCGCGCGGTCCCCGGCCCCGGCCCGGTTAATGGGCGAGCGCCGGGAAGTGTTCGGCAAGCGCAAGGACGGGTCCGAGTTCCCGGCCGAGATCTCGATCTCGAAGTTCGGTACCGGGGCGGACATGCTCTTCACCGCGATCGTCCGCGACGTGACCGAGCGCAAACGGTTCGAGGCGGTCCAGCGGGAACTGGAGCACCTCCGGGCACAGGCGGAACTCACCGAGGCCCGTGCCCGTGCGGACGAGCAACTTCACGAAACGGCCCGCCAGCGCGAGCAGGCGCTAACGGAACTTCAAACCCGAACCGAGGAACTGCGTGCCACCACGCAACAGTTGTGGCAAGCGGCCAAGCTCGCGGGGGTCGGGGAACTGGCCGCGAGCATCGCCCACGAGCTGAACAACCCGCTCGGCACGGTGAGTCTGCGTATCGAAGGGCTGATCGCCAAAACGCGCCCCGACGACCCCCGGCGCAAACCCCTGGAGATCGTCGAGAGCGAAGTGGAACGCATGGCCGGGTTGGTGTCCAACCTGCTCCAGTTCAGCCGCGCCGGGCGGGAGCAAGTCTCCACCGTAGACGTGTGCGAAGAGGTCACCAAAACGGTCGAACTGATCGGGCACCACTTGCGAAAACACGGGGTCCGGGTGCAACCGGAGTTCGACCGCCTCGTCACCCCGATCCACGCGGACCGCCAACACTTGCGCCAGGTCTTCTTGAACCTGTTCACCAACGCGGTCGACGCGATGCCCAAGGGCGGGACACTGGTACCGCGCGTGCGCCCCGGGCGCCTGCCCGACGGGTTGCCGGCCGTGGTGATCGAGGTCACGGACACGGGCGTGGGCATCCCCTCCGAACTCAAGGACCGGGTGTTCGAGCCGTTCTTCACCACCAAGGAAGACGGCAAGGGCACCGGGCTGGGGTTGGCCATCTGCCGGCGCATCGTCCAGCAGCACAACGGCACGCTCGAGGTCGAGAGCCGCGTGAACCAGGGGACCACGATCCGCATCACGCTGCCGGTCCGCCCGGACACGAACGTCGCGCGCCTGCGCGATTGA
- a CDS encoding putative signal transducing protein, producing the protein MKRDPNDVLRVYSGPLALVEAHRAALSEAGIECRVVGTELVGSVGSVLPEPIELWVHRVDMTRARDIIGGESDTQGSTTHDRPHHHFPHPVSDPKPAPAPYRREPYVNPDPKG; encoded by the coding sequence ATGAAACGCGACCCGAACGACGTGCTGCGGGTGTATTCCGGCCCGCTGGCGCTGGTAGAGGCGCACCGCGCGGCGCTGTCCGAGGCCGGCATCGAGTGCCGCGTCGTCGGAACGGAACTGGTCGGGAGCGTCGGCTCCGTGCTCCCGGAGCCGATCGAACTGTGGGTCCACCGGGTCGACATGACCCGGGCCAGAGACATCATTGGGGGTGAATCCGATACTCAAGGGAGTACGACTCACGACCGGCCCCACCACCACTTCCCCCACCCGGTCAGTGACCCGAAGCCGGCACCCGCTCCGTACCGCCGAGAGCCGTATGTGAACCCCGATCCGAAGGGGTAG
- a CDS encoding sulfotransferase family protein → MPATAADSVKETGSAPAPKRPAPAKPQKREWSPRVWEGMDCFTWMRLLRDNGFAVQPPYWYIAAIVSVNSVTNAALRWALNARFGERVRETVIEKPPVFVIGHWRTGTTLLHELMIRDSQFGFPDMQDCFNPHHALLTNHFFKRYGKWMLPDKRPMDNMPFGWERPQEDEFALALMGLPSTYTDFAFPARTPKDAGALDLSGLSPRQLAKWKRVFLRFLKEVTLRTGKQLVLKSPPHTARVPVLLDIFPNAKFVHIVRNPRAVYPSTINLWRSLGRSHGLQTPTDVGLEEKVLREFRVIYDRLEEGRPLFKPGNFAELRYEDLVRNPTGELEKVYATLNLGDFDVVRPRIEEYQRQNANYETNKFQLTDAQHALVTERWGDVIRRYGYE, encoded by the coding sequence ATGCCCGCGACCGCGGCCGACTCAGTCAAAGAAACGGGAAGCGCCCCCGCCCCGAAGCGCCCCGCCCCGGCGAAACCGCAGAAGCGAGAATGGTCGCCGCGCGTCTGGGAGGGGATGGACTGTTTCACCTGGATGCGACTGTTGCGGGACAACGGGTTCGCGGTGCAGCCGCCGTACTGGTACATCGCGGCCATCGTCTCGGTCAATTCCGTGACGAACGCCGCACTCAGGTGGGCGCTCAACGCGCGGTTCGGGGAACGGGTACGCGAAACGGTGATCGAGAAGCCGCCGGTGTTCGTGATCGGCCACTGGCGCACCGGCACCACGCTCCTGCACGAACTGATGATCCGCGACTCGCAGTTCGGCTTCCCGGACATGCAGGACTGCTTCAACCCGCACCACGCGCTCCTCACCAACCACTTCTTCAAGCGCTACGGGAAGTGGATGCTGCCCGACAAGCGGCCGATGGACAACATGCCGTTCGGCTGGGAGCGCCCGCAGGAAGACGAGTTCGCGCTGGCTCTCATGGGGCTGCCCTCCACGTACACCGATTTCGCGTTCCCGGCCCGGACACCCAAAGACGCCGGCGCGCTCGATTTGTCGGGCCTCTCGCCCCGACAACTGGCCAAGTGGAAGCGCGTGTTCCTGCGCTTCCTGAAGGAAGTCACACTGCGGACCGGCAAACAGCTCGTGCTGAAGTCACCCCCGCACACGGCCCGCGTGCCCGTCCTGCTCGACATCTTCCCGAATGCGAAATTCGTTCACATCGTGCGTAACCCGCGCGCGGTGTACCCCTCAACGATCAACCTCTGGCGGTCGCTGGGTCGCAGCCACGGGTTGCAAACGCCGACGGACGTAGGACTCGAAGAAAAGGTGCTGCGAGAGTTCCGGGTGATCTACGACCGACTGGAAGAAGGGCGCCCGCTGTTCAAGCCAGGGAACTTCGCGGAACTGAGATACGAGGACCTAGTCCGCAATCCCACCGGCGAGCTAGAGAAGGTGTACGCAACCCTAAACTTGGGCGACTTCGACGTGGTGCGACCGCGGATCGAAGAGTACCAGCGCCAAAACGCGAACTACGAGACGAACAAGTTTCAACTCACCGACGCCCAGCACGCACTCGTGACCGAGCGTTGGGGCGATGTGATCCGGCGCTACGGATACGAGTGA
- the dnaX gene encoding DNA polymerase III subunit gamma/tau, translating to MSKSKPISAPDPGADAPAYTVVARRYRPQQFAELIGQEHVANALVNALKSGRVAHAYLFTGARGVGKTSAARILAKALNCMKSERPTATPCDECDSCRAVMTGDDVDVLEIDGASNNKVEEVRDLRQNVGFRPARGRYKIYIIDEVHMLSTSAFNALLKTLEEPPEHVKFILATTEVQKIPITILSRCQRFDFAHVGPAKIFDQLKRIVEREGHLADDDALRLVARRAAGSMRDSQSLLDQLLASAQGKLTTEQVSAVLGTAADDRVIELARAVIGGDARAALDLIAAWVDRGLQIGELVDQLVEYWRALMLVSCGGPEVRELPVSPNQFEAVKTQSQSVSLDTILAGLEVLTATKARMRGSAHTQVLLEMAVVRLCRLGDLRSLDQLVQALSQPGVQSAVVATGAGTPAPTRAPAAAVPVAAEAAKKNGPLAGALTAKPAENGSPNNSTSTIPLSESTLQDVWNRFYRYAGERYPILAKHLNSVSSYAISAPNSLVIRFPSSYSESHDTCSAETGSLRLADALKKVTGQTIALRFERDRAPNSQPLVREAQPSLASRGDVKQLLPSLPLFKKALDLFGAQIRQVDDGFNPFAAPPKEAETKEGTDEEG from the coding sequence ATGTCGAAGTCGAAGCCGATCTCCGCACCCGACCCCGGTGCCGACGCGCCGGCGTACACGGTCGTCGCGCGGCGGTACCGGCCACAGCAGTTCGCGGAGTTAATCGGGCAGGAGCACGTCGCGAACGCGCTGGTGAATGCGCTCAAGTCCGGGCGCGTGGCACATGCGTATTTGTTCACGGGCGCACGCGGGGTCGGCAAAACCAGCGCCGCCCGTATTCTGGCGAAGGCGCTCAACTGCATGAAGAGCGAGCGCCCGACCGCCACACCGTGCGACGAGTGCGACAGTTGCCGGGCCGTGATGACCGGTGACGACGTGGACGTGCTGGAGATCGACGGCGCGAGCAACAACAAAGTGGAGGAAGTGCGCGACCTGCGCCAGAACGTCGGGTTCCGCCCCGCGCGCGGGCGCTACAAGATTTACATCATCGACGAAGTCCACATGCTCTCCACGTCCGCGTTCAACGCGCTTTTGAAGACGCTGGAGGAGCCGCCCGAGCACGTCAAGTTCATCCTCGCGACAACGGAAGTGCAAAAAATACCGATCACGATCCTGTCACGATGCCAGCGGTTCGATTTCGCGCACGTCGGACCGGCCAAGATTTTCGACCAGCTCAAGCGGATCGTGGAACGGGAAGGGCACCTCGCCGATGACGACGCGCTACGACTCGTCGCCCGGCGCGCGGCCGGGTCGATGCGCGACTCGCAATCGCTGCTCGACCAACTCCTCGCTTCGGCACAGGGCAAACTCACCACGGAGCAAGTGAGTGCCGTTTTGGGGACGGCGGCCGATGACCGCGTGATCGAACTCGCCCGCGCCGTTATTGGCGGAGACGCGCGAGCGGCTCTCGATCTCATCGCAGCGTGGGTCGACCGCGGACTTCAGATCGGGGAGCTTGTTGACCAGCTCGTGGAATACTGGCGCGCACTCATGCTCGTGAGTTGCGGCGGACCAGAGGTTCGTGAACTTCCCGTCTCGCCGAACCAATTTGAGGCAGTGAAGACGCAATCCCAGAGCGTTTCACTCGACACTATCCTTGCGGGCCTTGAGGTGCTGACCGCGACGAAAGCGCGCATGCGCGGCAGTGCGCACACCCAAGTGCTGCTCGAAATGGCTGTGGTCCGGTTGTGCCGGCTCGGGGATCTCCGTTCTCTCGATCAATTGGTGCAAGCGCTGTCGCAACCGGGGGTACAATCCGCTGTCGTTGCTACAGGAGCGGGCACCCCGGCCCCAACGCGAGCGCCGGCAGCGGCGGTTCCTGTGGCGGCTGAAGCCGCAAAAAAAAACGGACCCCTGGCGGGAGCACTGACGGCTAAGCCGGCTGAAAACGGTTCTCCAAATAACAGCACGTCCACGATTCCGCTCAGCGAATCGACCCTTCAAGACGTGTGGAATCGCTTTTACCGCTACGCCGGGGAAAGATATCCGATCCTTGCAAAACACTTGAATTCAGTCAGTTCATATGCAATTTCTGCGCCAAATTCTCTGGTAATCCGCTTCCCTTCGAGTTATAGTGAATCACACGACACGTGTTCGGCCGAGACCGGATCGCTACGGCTCGCGGACGCGCTGAAGAAGGTGACCGGCCAAACGATCGCCTTGCGGTTCGAGCGCGATCGCGCCCCAAACTCTCAGCCGCTGGTCCGCGAGGCACAACCCTCGTTGGCGTCGCGCGGGGACGTGAAGCAACTGCTGCCCAGTCTCCCGCTGTTCAAAAAAGCGCTCGACCTGTTCGGGGCACAGATCCGGCAAGTGGACGACGGCTTCAACCCCTTTGCTGCTCCGCCGAAGGAGGCGGAGACCAAAGAGGGGACCGACGAGGAAGGGTGA
- a CDS encoding YbaB/EbfC family nucleoid-associated protein, whose amino-acid sequence MLSLLGNQGKIQEEIQKFQAQVGQITAEASSGAGYVTAKVNGRLEVLSVRISEDAMKLNDREMLEDLVTAAINQALTKVRAQLAEESAKMAANIGLPPGMLGGGGFPGMG is encoded by the coding sequence ATGCTGAGTCTCCTGGGGAACCAGGGCAAGATTCAGGAAGAGATTCAGAAGTTCCAGGCGCAAGTGGGGCAGATCACCGCGGAGGCGTCGTCGGGGGCCGGCTACGTCACGGCGAAGGTCAACGGGCGCCTGGAGGTGCTGAGCGTGCGCATCTCCGAGGACGCGATGAAGCTCAACGACCGCGAGATGCTCGAAGATCTCGTGACCGCTGCGATCAACCAGGCGCTCACGAAGGTGCGGGCGCAGCTCGCCGAAGAGAGCGCGAAGATGGCCGCGAACATCGGGCTCCCGCCGGGAATGCTCGGGGGCGGCGGGTTCCCCGGAATGGGCTGA
- the recR gene encoding recombination mediator RecR: MSEAGVIAGLLEELTKLPGIGPKSAERIAHFLLAGDRRHAVELANALQAVADKVRPCSECFNLTDGTLCPICGDPKRDAGVLCVVETPRDVNSFERAGNFRGLYHVLGGRLAPLDGMGPDRLTFGALVSRVNRGGVREVILATSPTLEGDGTALFASTALAPTGVSVTRLARGLPSGSSLELANAQMLAEALDGRRTF; the protein is encoded by the coding sequence GTGTCCGAAGCAGGCGTGATTGCGGGGCTGCTTGAGGAGCTAACGAAGCTCCCCGGCATCGGACCCAAGAGTGCGGAGCGCATCGCGCACTTCCTGCTCGCGGGCGACCGCCGGCACGCGGTCGAACTCGCTAACGCGCTCCAGGCCGTTGCGGACAAGGTGCGGCCGTGTTCCGAGTGCTTTAACCTGACCGACGGCACCTTGTGCCCGATTTGTGGAGACCCGAAACGCGACGCGGGGGTTCTATGTGTCGTCGAGACGCCGCGCGACGTGAACTCGTTCGAGCGCGCGGGTAACTTCCGCGGGCTGTACCACGTCCTGGGCGGGCGCTTGGCCCCGCTCGACGGAATGGGGCCGGACCGGTTGACCTTTGGCGCGCTCGTGTCGCGTGTGAACCGCGGTGGTGTGCGCGAAGTAATTCTCGCGACCAGCCCGACGCTCGAAGGCGACGGTACCGCGTTGTTTGCGTCGACGGCACTGGCCCCCACGGGGGTCTCGGTGACGCGACTGGCACGGGGATTGCCTAGCGGTAGTTCCTTGGAACTCGCGAACGCACAAATGCTAGCCGAGGCACTCGACGGGCGACGAACGTTTTGA